CCACATCCGGTTACGCTCCCAAAGCCAGAATTTGGAATATCCGCTTGCGTTAAAACATTGCCGGTATTATCTAAACAATAACCTAAATTATTGGTGCAATTTCCAAGGTTTATTAAGCAAAAACTCACTTTAGCACCCGTGCCGACTATAGGCCATGTTGTTGCATTTGGGTTAGAGGTTGGAATGCGCAAACTAAAGGCACCCCAAGCATCCACATGCACGTGTCCATGACTTGGATGGTAGCTCATATAACCTGCATTGCGTGTGTAAGACGTCATTATGCCATTGTTTTTATGGTAGATGGTTTGCTTCACCAATTCTTTAACAGGTTGTCCATTCGGACAAAGTGTGGTGGCACATGAAACAGATACGGTATCACAAAAACACTGGTTTGAACCGTGAATTTCCATTGGACCCCAACCTATGTTTGGCGTTGCATTGCTCAAACGTAAATTTCCTAATGATTCGGGGTGGTCATTTTGAATGATTAAGCCGCTTGCTGTCATGTCGGGTAATAAATCGCAATTTTGACTTCCATCGGGGCACTGACAACCGAATGCATTATTTTCGCTGCAACCACCAACAGGGATAATTGGATCGACCGGAGGGTTAGAGCAAAAGGAAATCATGGCACTTAATAATTGGCCGGGAAGAGTTACAGAAGGAGCCTCATCTTTTACACAAAGGTACCAGGTACCATTTGGATTTTGCCCATCGTTAAAACCATTTATGGAATGGTTTGGAATAAATGTCCCTGTGAAAGGGGCATTAGCAGCATAAATATATCCATTTGCACCATTCATAGCAAAACAGGTATTGTTATAATTGGCAAAAAGCCCACCATTGTTTTCGGAAAGATAAACCGTATCTCCTGCAGGAGATTTTAGGAAGATTTTTAATTCACCTACTTCCGGATGCTGAATATCAATGCACACTTCGGTTAAACCATATACTGTATTTATTTGACTTGGGATACCTGAAACGCTTATAGGAAAAAGCACTGTCGTATTATTGTCTGGAATTGGGCCACCTGTAGCAGTTGAAAAGGTTGAAGCATTTACCTCCATCGTCACCAATAGGCTGTCGGAATTAACAGGGATACCACTGCAGGTTACTTCACATCTGTAATAAGTAGCTGTCAATTGTGAAGTACTGAAATTTGCATTGGTAGCACCGGTGATGTTGTTCCAGGATAGCCCGTTTAGTGAAGCTTGCCATTGATAGCTTAAGCCTAAACCTATTGAATTTCCTGTGAGCGATAAATTAAAATTTGCATGCGGACAAACAGCTGCAGCTGAAGCTACCGTTATTCCAGCAACAGGAGGAGCGGTGCAGGGAGTAATTGGGATAATTGTAATTATATAATCTTCCGTTTCGCCCCATGCATATACACCACATGGTGATTGCTGAGCAGAACTATTTTCAGCTAAAACAATTCGCATTCTCGTATTTCCGGGTAATGCAGTTAGTGGGATACTAACATTTCCGCTTATCACATTGCCACCAATTGCAGCAGTAGATGCCGCAGAAAATATACGTTCATCCAAATCATTAAAATCACCATCTTGATTAAAATCAATAAAAGCATTTGCCCAACAAGCGTAATACCCACCGCTATTAATTTGAGTTACAGAAAAAGGATAAGTAAAGGTTTGAACATAAGATTGAGGAGCCAAACCGGTAAAGTCGGTGTAAGTATTTACGGAAGCAGGATTGTTAATTGCAGCGCCGGCTACTCCGTTATTTAGGGTTCCAAAGGTAACATTGCCGATATCGTCATCAACCAAATTTGTAGCGCCGGAAGTGCAATAACAAGAAACGACAGGTGATATGCTTACCAATTGTGCATTACTTGTATCGCTAGAGCCACTGCACATGGTATAGCATCGATAATGAGTACTTTGATTAGGAAATGCAGCATACGTTATTGAATTTGCACCAGGAATGGAAGTCCAATTTGTTCCATTTAACGATGATTGCCACTGAAATGTTTGGCCTAGTCCCATTGAATTTCCAGCTAACTGAAAGTTTACTTGAAGGCCAGGACAAATGGATGTTTGTGAAGCACTTACTGTTCCTGCTGTTGGAGGTGCCATACATGGCTGTGCAACTTGAATAGCAATAGTATAATCTTCTGTTTCACCCCAAGTATAATTGCCACAAGGAGTGAGTGTTGTGGTAGTACCTTCCATTAACACCACGCGCATACGAGTGTTTCCTGAAATTGCAGAAAATGGAATAGCCACATTCCCTGTCATAATGTTTCCACCGAGGTTTGGATTGCTGAGGGCTGTGAAAGCAGTTTCTGTTAAAGGTTCAAAAATTCCATTTTGATTGTAGTCGATATAAACTCCCAATTGACACGCATAAAAACCTACCATGTTTATTTGGGTAATTGAAATAGGATAGGTTGTGCCGGGAGAAAATGATTGTGGAAAGAGACCAGTAAAGTCTGTATACAAATTGATTGAATTTGCATTATTCGTTGCTGCACCGGCAACTCCATTGTTTAATTGACCGAAAGTAACATTGCCAATATCATCGTCTGCATTGTTTGTCGCAGCTGAAGAACAATAACATTGAGTAATAGAATTAATTCCTACATAAACGGATCCGGAAGTAGATGTGATTCCAGAGCAAGTTAATCTGCAACGAAAATAGGTAGGAACAGTAATACTTGTATTTAATGAACTGATGTTAGCACCAATACTATTGTTCCAATTTATATTGTCGGTTGATGTTTGCCACTGAAAAGTAAGCCCACTACCCAAAGAATTACCATTTAAACTTAAGTTAAAAAGTACTCCCGAACAGGCATTTGTAACAGAACTTACTGCATTACCAGCAATTGGCGGATTAGTGCATGGAGCACCGGCTGCAATTGTTATGGTATACTCCTCTGTTTCGCCCGAACCAAATTGAGTACAGGCATCCACAGCACCATTATTAACATTGTTTTGTCTGCTCCTTAAACGCATTCCAGTGGCGCCCGTATAAGAACCGAAAGGAATTGTTATTGAAACACTATTTGGAATTGATGCAACAGAGGTAAGGCAAACTTGTGTCCATTCGTTTGCATCATAAACTAGGTTATGGTCATAATCAATCCAAACAGAAATAATATTGTCAGCATCGGTAGTGACGCTAAAAATATAAGTTTGACCTTGCACTAAAGTAGCAGTGGTGTTGCCGGAAGCCGGAAATGTTGTAAATGAACCGTTTGTGCCATTTACACAAGAAGGAACGGAACTGTTAAATCCTGTACCGGCAATGCTCACCGAATTAATTAATTGTCCTGCATTGCAGGCCCCTCCTCCAAGGTTAATACCTGGACAATATTGTGCCCAAGAATTAGATTGCACAAGCAGAGAGAGTGTGATTGCTAAAAATAGAGCAAATTGTTTTGTAGATGAAAATGTAAATTTCATGAGATGATATTTTGGGTTAATGTTTAGAAATGTAAGGATACAAAAAAAAGAAATAGAATAAAAATGCGGAAATGGAGTTACCACTTCCGCATTTTTCAAAAAACAAAATAATGCTGCTTAATAAATTGTTAAGCGGGCAGTCTTACTTTCATTGCCACTTGTAATTTTAATAAAATAACTACCGGGTTTCACACCTAATTGTTTCAAGTCAAAACTTGAAGAGTTATTGCCGGCTTGCATTTGCGCATTAAGTAAACATGTTATTTTTTCTCCAACCACATTAAACAAATCAATTGTAACCAAAGATTTTTCAATTATTGAATAGTTGAAAGTTGTATTTCCATTTGATGGATTAGGGAAAACCGTGAATGTTAAATTCGATGAATTGTAATTTTTTACAGCATTAAACAGATCAATATTAATGATGTAATCTTCTGTTTCTCCAAATCCGAAAGTGCCACATGGGTTTTGAATCCCGGGACCGGCACCTTCTGCTAAAATAACACGCATTCTGGTAAGCCCTAAACTTGCTGTAGCAGGAATCAGAATATTGCCGCTAACAGTGGAAACAATTCCAGCAACACCAGAAGAGGTTGTTCCTGTTAATACACGCTCACCTGCATCAGTAAACACGCCATTTTGATTGTAATCAATAAAAACAGTTACCCTTGCTGCAAAAAAGTTTGCATTGGAGGTTATTTGGGATACTGAAATTGCATAGGCTGTATTTTGATTAAAGGTTTGAGGTGGAAGTGCAGTGTAATCAGTGTATGTGCCAGTACCTGTAGGGTTACTCACAACAGGAGTAGCTAGCCCATTACTTAAAGCACCAAAAGTTACATTTCCAATATCAGTATCAGCCGCATTATTGGCAGAAGAAGTACAATAGCAGCCGGATAATGGGTTTTGAGTTACGTATACCACGGTACTTGTATCGCTTAATCCACTGCATGTGAGAATACATCGATAATAGGTGCTTTGATTTTGCGTGGTAGAATAAAATGTTGAAGTTGCAGCACTAATAACATTCCATTGAATGCTGTCGCTTGATGATTGCCAAACGTAGGTCATTCCTGAACCTGAACTTGCACCAATTAACGAAAGAGTAAATGTTGCTGCACACACTGTGCTATCACTTGCAGAAGTAAGTCCTGCGGTTGGCGGAGCAACACATGGTAATTGTTGAATGATGTTTATTAAATAGTCTTCAGTTTCGCCCCATTGATAGGCAGCACAAGGGGTGGGGTTAGTATTTCCCTCAATCATCATTACGCGCATTCTTGTTGTTCCGGGCACTGCTGTAGCAGGAATTATGACTGTGCCGCTCACAGTATTTCCACCAGCAACATTGGTGGTTGTAGCAGTAAATACTGTTTCGCCTAAATCGGTAAAACTACCGTTTTGGTTGTAATCAATGAATACAGCTGCTCGCGCTGTAAAGAAATTGGCGCTATTTATTTGTGTAAGAGAAATAGGATAGCTGGTATTTTGAGTATAAGGTTGAGGAGGCAATGAAGTAAAATCAGAATAATTACCGATAGCTGTTGGATTTTGTGTTGCAGGAATTCCTACGCCGTTATTCAAAGTCCCAAATGTAACATTCCCAATATCAGTGTCGCTGGTTTGATTTGCGGAAGAAGTACAATAACATTGATTTGATGGATTTTGGAGAATCAACACAACTGAACTGGTATCAGCCATACCGCTGCAATTAAGCACACAACGATAATAGGTACTTTGATTTTGAGTGGTTGTAAAAAAGGGATACGCAACACTTCCTGTATTTACCCAATTTATATTATCTGTTGAAGATTGCCATCCATACCCTAAGCCTGCACCGGAGCTGGCTCCACTTAATGAAACAGTAAATGAAACACCACCACAAACAGTACTATCTGTTGAAATTGCAAGCCCGGCTGTTGGAGGTGCTACACAAGGCAATTGCTGAACTAAAGTTATAATATAATCTTCCGTTTCACCAGAGGCAAAGCCTGTACATGCATCAGTTGCTGCATTTGCTCCTCCTTGCTGCCGTGTTCGAATGCGCATACCGGTTTGTCCGGGGAGTGCATTTACAGGAATAACTATTACTTTGGTACTTGCCACATTTGCTAGTGTACCGGCAGAAACTTGTGTCCATTCGCTGGCTTCAAATTGCCCATTTTGGTTAAAGTCAATCCAAAGCGAAATGGTATTGCCCGCATTTGTAACGGTTACATTAAAATTATATGGAGCACCAATATCCAAAGAGCCTGTATTGCTTCCAATTGGAGCATAGCTTGAATAGGATTGTGCAGTTGTGGAAGCACAAGCTGTTCCCAAATTGCTTAATGAAGTGCCAGAAATAGTTACATCATTAATGCTACCTGCAGGGTTACAGTTTGTATTGTTATGCAAAGTTGTGCTACAATAACAAAGGGTTGCAGGGTTAATTAGTACAGCTACACCATTGCTTGTGTCGCTTAATGCACCGCAGGTGAGGTAGCATCTGTAATATGTTTTTTGACTTGCTGAGGTAGTAAGAAAGGCATTATTTGCACCATTTATATTTGTCCAAACTAAACTATCCGAAGAGGATTGCCACTGGAAAGTAAGACCGGAGCCAACTGAATTACCAGTTAATTGAAGCGTGTAATTTACTCCAGGACATATTCCGGAAGCACTGCTGCTAGCTATACCAGCTATTGGTGTTGTGCAAGGGGCTTGTTGGCCTATTGTAATTAAATAATCTTCTGTTTCGCCGGAACCAAATTGAGTACAGGCATCAATTGCTGCATTGGCACCGCCGGTTAAGCGATATCTAATTCGCATACCGGTTTTACCGCTTATCGCAGTAACAGGAATATTAACAATTGTAGCATTTGCTGCATTTGCAACCGCAGCAGCAGCTAACTGCGTCCATTCAGAAGCTTCAAAAACCCCATTCTGATTGTAATCAATCCACAAGGAAATAGTACCATTGCCAGTGGAAGTAACATTAAAGCTATAACTTAGACCGGCTAAAAGGGTTGCAGTATAATTACCTGTATCAGTATAACTTGTGTAGGAGTTGCCATTTAAGCTGGCACAACCGCTACCCTGATTTGATAAAGTGGTGGTACTTATGCTCAGGTTATTTATATTCCCGGCTTGACATGTAGGGCCGTGTAAGTTGGTACTGCAATAGCAAGTTACAGCCGAGGAGCTTCCTGTAACCAAAACAGAAGAACTGGTGTCTGGAATTCCGGAACAAGTAACGATGCAAGAATAATAATTTGAAGCGGATTGGCTTACTTGATAACTAAGCGTATTGGCTCCATTGATAACTGTCCAATTCAAATCATCGGGTGATACCAACCATTGCAAACTGATTCCTGAGCCGGTAGAACTACCTGTTAAACTAACAATTTTAGAAGCTGCACAAGATGAACTGGTTGATACTGTTGCAATTCCAGCAGTCGGTGGAACAGTGCAGGGCAATGGAATAACCCAAGAGAAAGTTAGTCCACTAGGTGGAAAAACGGTTGTGTTAAAGTTACAAGTTGCAGTGGCAGTAGTAGAAGCGGATGTTGCAATCCAACTGTTAGCACTGGTGCGCAAAGCCACATCTAATGCCCCCGTTCCTTTTATTCCCACCTGTTCAAGATTTTGATTTTGAGATGCAGTTTGTACTTTTCCATAAACTATGTTCACTGAACCGTCTGCTTCATTTAAGCGAATTTGAAAACCGATACTATCTGTAGAAACCTGATTTGCGCGTTTATACCTGTCCCATTGCACCACCAAAATTCGGTTAGGAGCATTACCAATAGTTTCAAAACGGATGGAGCAACCGGTTTGTGCTTGTAAATCTCGGCCAAACCCAGCTATAACATTATTTAAGGTTCCGTTAATAGGAACGTTTAAATTTGCACCCGTAAAGTTTACAAAGCCATTCCCTAAAACAATCCATCCATTGGCATTGACACCAAATTTATCGTAGGGTGCACCATTGTAATTAAATGAAAAACCAATTGGCAAACCATTACCAAGTACAGTTGTTCCACCAAGGGGGCTAGCAGCATCCACAAAGTACTCATCATTTGTGCTTGTTGCATTACCTAAAGAAATTCCGCCGGTAATGGGAATATAAATTCCGTTGGATTGTGAAAAAACATAATTTGAAATTTGTGCATTGGCCTCAAAAGTTGATTTGAGTAAGAATGCCATGATTACACAAAAAAAGATTTTGTAAAAATTTGTTTTCATTTTCAAGAAATTATAGGGTTAAAAATTTATTGCAAGTAATATTACTACTTTTTTTTAAAAAGCAAAATCAGAAGGCTGTAAAATCGGAGTTGAGCGTTAATTATTCGGTTAGTATGCCCTTACGTTTTTTCCCTCAATGTAATTGATAAAGGATTTATTAACCACTTTATTTCCTCCAGGTGTGGGATAATCGCCCGAAAAATACCAATCGCCTAAATTTTCGGGGCAGGCTGTATGTAAGCCTTCTAGCGATTGATAAATTACTTCAACCTCTGCATTGATGCTTTGGGGAGTAAGCAGTTCTGCAATTTTTTTTGAAATTTGTTCTGGAGTAAAGGGCTTATAAATTTCCTTTACCACATTGCTGATTTTATCTTTCGGAAGTTCATCCATTGCTTTAGCTTTCTCGTAACAATCGTCGATGATATTTTCCTTAAAATTATCTTTCAACAATTGAATTGCAGCTTGAAAAGCAATAAAATCGCCTAACTTGGCCATATCTATACCATAACAATCCGGGTATCTGATTTGTGGTGCACTGGAAACAATAATTATTTTTTTTGGATTTAGGCGGTCTAACATTTTCAGAATGCTTTGCTTCAAGGTAGTTCCACGCACAATAGAGTCGTCAATAACCACAAGCGTGTCGGTTGGTTTAACAACGCCATAAGTAACATCATACACGTGTGCAACCATTTCATCACGGTGAATGTCTTCGGTAATGAAGGTGCGTAGCTTGGCATCTTTAATTGCCAGCTTTTCAATCCTTGGATGTATTGATAGAATTTTTGAGAGCTTTTCGGAGTTAAGTTCGGATGCTTGCTCCAAAATTTTCTTTTGTTTCACTTTCGTGAGATAATCTTCAATCCCTTTCACCATTCCATAAAAAGCAATTTCGGCTGTATTGGGAATGTATGAAAAAACCGTATTCCGCGTATCGTTCTCAATTGCACTTAAAATTGCTGGACATAAGGAAGTGCCTAATGCTTTTCTTTCTTGATAAATAGCTGCGTCGCTGCCCCTTGAAAAATAAATTCGCTCAAAAGAACAAGCCTTACGAATCTCCGGTTTACGAATTTCAAATTCGCCAACGTCACCATTTTTACGAACAATAAAAGCTTGACCCGGTTTTATCTCTTTAATTTTTTCTAATGGAACATTAAAGGCAGTTTGAATAACAGGCCTTTCTGAAGCCACTACCGCAACCTCTTCGTCAACATAAAAATAAGCGGGTCGGATTCCGTTGGGATCCCTTAACACAAACGCATCACCATGACCGAGCAGACCTGCCATAGCATATCCCCCATCCCATTTGCGGCTTGATTCCACAAGAATTTTTTGAATGTCGATATGTTGTGCAATCAGCTCCGAAATTTCTTGATTGGTATGGCCTTCCTTTTTGAATTCCTTAAAGAGGCGCTCATTTTCTACATCCAAAAAGTGGCCAATACGTTCCATTACAGTGACCGTATCCGTTTTTTCTTTGGGATGTTGTCCTAAATCAACCAATTGATCAAACAGCTCGTCCACATTGGTCAAATTAAAATTACCGGCAACTACCAAATTTTTTGTTTTCCAATTATTTTGGCGTAAAAAGGGATGGCAATTTTCGATGTTATTTTTTCCGAAGGTTCCGTAACGGAGATGGCCTAAAAAAAGCTCACCACTAAAGGCTGCATTTTTTTTCAACCATTCTGCATCATTAAATTTAGTGGGGTTGGCATTCTTTGCTTCTGCCAATTTGGAATTAATTTTTTCAAAAATTTCTTTGATGGCATTGCTTCCGTTGCTTCTATATCGGCTTATGTAGCGACTTCCGGGAGCAGTATCTAATTTTATGTTAGCTACACCGGCACCGTCTTGCCCTCTGTTGTGCTGTTTTTCCATCATCAAATACAACTTGTTTAAGCCGTATAGGGGTGTGCCGTATTTCTCAGTATAAAAAGGGAGGGGTTTGCGTAAACGAAGCAACGCAATGCCGCATTCATGCTTAATTATATCGCTCATTAGCGTAAATTAATTTAGGGTGAAAAGCTTCTGCAAAGATAGCAGTTTAAACCTAAATCAAGGGAAGAAAAGTGAAACTAAATGGAAGTAGTAAGGATGCAGGCTAGTGATGCTTATGATCAACCTGAATTGCTTCCTGCAAAAGGGAAACTATTGCGGATTCATTTATTTCCTCTACCGAATGAAAAATCCGATAATAAACCTGTTTGTTCGTTCCATGGATTAAGTATTTTGGGATATCCGGAAGTAGATTCCCGTAGCAGAACCCAAGCATTACTCCATTTTTGAAACCACCAAAAGGAATCGATGCGGGCCAAATGAAGCAAATTCTCCGCTTTCCATAGTAATAGGGCACATTGTAAGCCAGTTTTTCTTTTGTTTGGGCTATGTTTTGTGTAATGATTTGCCGTAAAACATCAGTTATTTGGCGTTCATTGGTACTCAGCTGTTCCCAAAACTCCAGATAGCTATGAAATTTTATTTTATTACGAAATGCCACCCTGTGAGGTATATATTAAGGTAAAAATAGGGGCTTTTTATTTACCATGACTTATAATTATGCCATCTTGCATTTCGATGGTTCTGTCAGATGCCTTGGCAAAATCGGTATCGTGTGTAACTGCAATTATCGTTTGCCCAAACTCGATGGTAAGTTGCTTAAAAATATCAAATACAATTTGTGTGTTTTTGCTGTCTAAGTTTCCGCTTGGTTCATCGCCCATAATTATCTTAGGGTCATTTATTAGTGCGCGTGCAATGGCAACTCTTTGTTGTTGCCCACCCGATAGTTTGCTTGCCGGTTTTAAAGCTTGGTCACCTAAGCCAAGTATTTCCAATTTTTGATAAGCACGTTCCTCAATTTCTGCTCGCGAATAGTTTCCTAATCGCAGCGCGGGAATCATTACATTTTTGAGGCAACTAAATTCGGGGAGCAAATAGTGAAACTGAAAAACAAATCCAATTTTTTCATTGCGAATGCCTGCTAAATTGTTTTGATGCATTCCGGTTACTTTTGTTGAATCAATCAATATTTCACCATCATAATCCGTATCCATAGTTGAAAGTAAATACAAGAGCGTTGATTTACCACATCCGCTTTTTCCGATAATGGTTAAAAACTCTCCCTTGTAAGCTTCAATAGAAATATCTTTCAAAGCTTGAAATTTAACCGGATCGTAAAAATATTTATAAATACCATGCGTGGATAATACGACCTGCTTTTCCATTACTTTCTAAAGATTGAAACAGGATCAACATTTGCCGCTTTTTTAGCCGGAATATAGCCTGCAAAAAAAGTAACAATTAACCCCAGAAAAATTCCCCTTACATACATACTTGGTTCGAATCGAATTGGAAAATAGCCAATGTCTCCACCCACATAAACATGTTGCAAAACATTCACCAAAATAGTAGCTACTGTCAGCCCTAATGCAATTCCCATCACTCCAATTAAGAGTGCTTGTTGTACAAAAATTCGAATAACATCTTTCCCTTTAAAACCCATTGCCTTAAGAATGGCAATGTCGTTTAGTTTTTGTGAGATGGTCATATTTAGGATATTGTAAATCCCAAATCCGGCAACAATCAAAATTGAAAATGAAATAACTGTAATAATAATTTTGCGCATGCGCGCTGCTGCCATTAAGGTTTCGTTTGCCGATTTCCAATCTTCTGCTTTATATCCGGTAAGGGAAGAAAATTTATCCGCATAAAACTTTGCATTTTCAAAATCTTTAATGTTTACATTAATGTCGGTAATATAACTACTGCTTTTTAGTAAGAGTTGTTGTGCAAGAGCGATGTTTATATAAGATTTACTTTTATCGGTATTGGAATTATTGGTGCGAAATAAGCCAATTACTCGCAACACTTTCACTACATTTTTGGAAGAGCTAATGCTGATGTTGTCGCCTGTTTTTACATTCATTTTTGCCGCAATTCCAACCCCAAGAATAAT
The sequence above is a segment of the Bacteroidota bacterium genome. Coding sequences within it:
- a CDS encoding T9SS type A sorting domain-containing protein gives rise to the protein MKFTFSSTKQFALFLAITLSLLVQSNSWAQYCPGINLGGGACNAGQLINSVSIAGTGFNSSVPSCVNGTNGSFTTFPASGNTTATLVQGQTYIFSVTTDADNIISVWIDYDHNLVYDANEWTQVCLTSVASIPNSVSITIPFGSYTGATGMRLRSRQNNVNNGAVDACTQFGSGETEEYTITIAAGAPCTNPPIAGNAVSSVTNACSGVLFNLSLNGNSLGSGLTFQWQTSTDNINWNNSIGANISSLNTSITVPTYFRCRLTCSGITSTSGSVYVGINSITQCYCSSAATNNADDDIGNVTFGQLNNGVAGAATNNANSINLYTDFTGLFPQSFSPGTTYPISITQINMVGFYACQLGVYIDYNQNGIFEPLTETAFTALSNPNLGGNIMTGNVAIPFSAISGNTRMRVVLMEGTTTTLTPCGNYTWGETEDYTIAIQVAQPCMAPPTAGTVSASQTSICPGLQVNFQLAGNSMGLGQTFQWQSSLNGTNWTSIPGANSITYAAFPNQSTHYRCYTMCSGSSDTSNAQLVSISPVVSCYCTSGATNLVDDDIGNVTFGTLNNGVAGAAINNPASVNTYTDFTGLAPQSYVQTFTYPFSVTQINSGGYYACWANAFIDFNQDGDFNDLDERIFSAASTAAIGGNVISGNVSIPLTALPGNTRMRIVLAENSSAQQSPCGVYAWGETEDYIITIIPITPCTAPPVAGITVASAAAVCPHANFNLSLTGNSIGLGLSYQWQASLNGLSWNNITGATNANFSTSQLTATYYRCEVTCSGIPVNSDSLLVTMEVNASTFSTATGGPIPDNNTTVLFPISVSGIPSQINTVYGLTEVCIDIQHPEVGELKIFLKSPAGDTVYLSENNGGLFANYNNTCFAMNGANGYIYAANAPFTGTFIPNHSINGFNDGQNPNGTWYLCVKDEAPSVTLPGQLLSAMISFCSNPPVDPIIPVGGCSENNAFGCQCPDGSQNCDLLPDMTASGLIIQNDHPESLGNLRLSNATPNIGWGPMEIHGSNQCFCDTVSVSCATTLCPNGQPVKELVKQTIYHKNNGIMTSYTRNAGYMSYHPSHGHVHVDAWGAFSLRIPTSNPNATTWPIVGTGAKVSFCLINLGNCTNNLGYCLDNTGNVLTQADIPNSGFGSVTGCGSDQGIFTGSLDIYSSGLTGMQIDFPGTCNGNYSIVSITDPNNNFLEQDETNNWVQVPVTLTQQFPPSGATSFAYSAAGNTVSFVNTTPLSSGYLWDFGDGTTDTTTNPVHVYPTNNSYTVKLIAINQCYTATTQTILITTIKENENYALGFSANPNPSNGSVAISYFLPQKNNVSIELYNLVGEKLMTLANESQEKGKHQLEIDLRAKNIQAGVYLLKMNNASRTQTLRLVIID
- a CDS encoding DUF1801 domain-containing protein, which produces MAFRNKIKFHSYLEFWEQLSTNERQITDVLRQIITQNIAQTKEKLAYNVPYYYGKRRICFIWPASIPFGGFKNGVMLGFCYGNLLPDIPKYLIHGTNKQVYYRIFHSVEEINESAIVSLLQEAIQVDHKHH
- a CDS encoding ABC transporter ATP-binding protein — translated: MEKQVVLSTHGIYKYFYDPVKFQALKDISIEAYKGEFLTIIGKSGCGKSTLLYLLSTMDTDYDGEILIDSTKVTGMHQNNLAGIRNEKIGFVFQFHYLLPEFSCLKNVMIPALRLGNYSRAEIEERAYQKLEILGLGDQALKPASKLSGGQQQRVAIARALINDPKIIMGDEPSGNLDSKNTQIVFDIFKQLTIEFGQTIIAVTHDTDFAKASDRTIEMQDGIIISHGK
- a CDS encoding T9SS type A sorting domain-containing protein; translated protein: MAFLLKSTFEANAQISNYVFSQSNGIYIPITGGISLGNATSTNDEYFVDAASPLGGTTVLGNGLPIGFSFNYNGAPYDKFGVNANGWIVLGNGFVNFTGANLNVPINGTLNNVIAGFGRDLQAQTGCSIRFETIGNAPNRILVVQWDRYKRANQVSTDSIGFQIRLNEADGSVNIVYGKVQTASQNQNLEQVGIKGTGALDVALRTSANSWIATSASTTATATCNFNTTVFPPSGLTFSWVIPLPCTVPPTAGIATVSTSSSCAASKIVSLTGSSTGSGISLQWLVSPDDLNWTVINGANTLSYQVSQSASNYYSCIVTCSGIPDTSSSVLVTGSSSAVTCYCSTNLHGPTCQAGNINNLSISTTTLSNQGSGCASLNGNSYTSYTDTGNYTATLLAGLSYSFNVTSTGNGTISLWIDYNQNGVFEASEWTQLAAAAVANAANATIVNIPVTAISGKTGMRIRYRLTGGANAAIDACTQFGSGETEDYLITIGQQAPCTTPIAGIASSSASGICPGVNYTLQLTGNSVGSGLTFQWQSSSDSLVWTNINGANNAFLTTSASQKTYYRCYLTCGALSDTSNGVAVLINPATLCYCSTTLHNNTNCNPAGSINDVTISGTSLSNLGTACASTTAQSYSSYAPIGSNTGSLDIGAPYNFNVTVTNAGNTISLWIDFNQNGQFEASEWTQVSAGTLANVASTKVIVIPVNALPGQTGMRIRTRQQGGANAATDACTGFASGETEDYIITLVQQLPCVAPPTAGLAISTDSTVCGGVSFTVSLSGASSGAGLGYGWQSSTDNINWVNTGSVAYPFFTTTQNQSTYYRCVLNCSGMADTSSVVLILQNPSNQCYCTSSANQTSDTDIGNVTFGTLNNGVGIPATQNPTAIGNYSDFTSLPPQPYTQNTSYPISLTQINSANFFTARAAVFIDYNQNGSFTDLGETVFTATTTNVAGGNTVSGTVIIPATAVPGTTRMRVMMIEGNTNPTPCAAYQWGETEDYLINIIQQLPCVAPPTAGLTSASDSTVCAATFTLSLIGASSGSGMTYVWQSSSDSIQWNVISAATSTFYSTTQNQSTYYRCILTCSGLSDTSTVVYVTQNPLSGCYCTSSANNAADTDIGNVTFGALSNGLATPVVSNPTGTGTYTDYTALPPQTFNQNTAYAISVSQITSNANFFAARVTVFIDYNQNGVFTDAGERVLTGTTSSGVAGIVSTVSGNILIPATASLGLTRMRVILAEGAGPGIQNPCGTFGFGETEDYIINIDLFNAVKNYNSSNLTFTVFPNPSNGNTTFNYSIIEKSLVTIDLFNVVGEKITCLLNAQMQAGNNSSSFDLKQLGVKPGSYFIKITSGNESKTARLTIY
- a CDS encoding class II glutamine amidotransferase, producing MSDIIKHECGIALLRLRKPLPFYTEKYGTPLYGLNKLYLMMEKQHNRGQDGAGVANIKLDTAPGSRYISRYRSNGSNAIKEIFEKINSKLAEAKNANPTKFNDAEWLKKNAAFSGELFLGHLRYGTFGKNNIENCHPFLRQNNWKTKNLVVAGNFNLTNVDELFDQLVDLGQHPKEKTDTVTVMERIGHFLDVENERLFKEFKKEGHTNQEISELIAQHIDIQKILVESSRKWDGGYAMAGLLGHGDAFVLRDPNGIRPAYFYVDEEVAVVASERPVIQTAFNVPLEKIKEIKPGQAFIVRKNGDVGEFEIRKPEIRKACSFERIYFSRGSDAAIYQERKALGTSLCPAILSAIENDTRNTVFSYIPNTAEIAFYGMVKGIEDYLTKVKQKKILEQASELNSEKLSKILSIHPRIEKLAIKDAKLRTFITEDIHRDEMVAHVYDVTYGVVKPTDTLVVIDDSIVRGTTLKQSILKMLDRLNPKKIIIVSSAPQIRYPDCYGIDMAKLGDFIAFQAAIQLLKDNFKENIIDDCYEKAKAMDELPKDKISNVVKEIYKPFTPEQISKKIAELLTPQSINAEVEVIYQSLEGLHTACPENLGDWYFSGDYPTPGGNKVVNKSFINYIEGKNVRAY